A part of Melittangium boletus DSM 14713 genomic DNA contains:
- a CDS encoding ATP-dependent DNA helicase, with the protein MALPASPLRPSVDSLLGPGGALEAALDAYEYRPEQLQMARSVERAFDERGYLLAEAGTGTGKTLAYLVPALLSGRRVVVSTATKTLQEQIFFKDLPLLRERMGLSFEAAYLKGRNNYLCLHRYEAFQKDPQFATREEGHAWPHLRAWAGSTETGDRSELALPESFSAWGRLSTTSDTCLGSKCPVYENCFVTRTRRAAEQADLLVVNHHLFFADLALRGRGKGSEGVLPPYDAVIFDEAHSLEDAAGSYFGHSVSSFRLEELVRDALGAMAPTDTRFGMLSSLVVRLRTYSEALFSQAPRVLGLTEQEGAVALKPERLERLSGSIEQVKVALSALSAFTTSEREPELTLLTRRCAELVADLSFLEKVESNDHVYWAEMRGRGVFLRASPIEVSRELQERLYGSVDTVVFTSATLAAEGRFDFYARRMGLFDADGVPVTSVRTVAVPSPFDFERQSALYLPTHLPDPAAPGFIEAAAEEIVRLCDVTGGRAFVLFTSLRNMERAHALARHRLPYQVLLQGERPKQQLLEAFREQPSVLFAAHSFWEGVDVPGDALSLVIIDRLPFASPGDPLVAARIRQLEARGEEPFGGYQLPQAALALRQGFGRLIRTRADRGIVAMLDRRIVTKSYGRAFLASLPPAWRTHQPEALEAWFLGEPVYDMEP; encoded by the coding sequence ATGGCCCTGCCCGCATCCCCGCTGCGTCCCTCTGTCGACTCCCTGCTCGGGCCGGGGGGGGCGTTGGAGGCCGCGTTGGACGCCTATGAATACCGGCCGGAGCAGCTCCAGATGGCGCGCTCGGTGGAGCGGGCCTTCGACGAGCGCGGCTACCTGCTGGCCGAGGCGGGCACGGGCACGGGCAAGACGCTCGCCTATCTGGTGCCCGCGCTGTTGTCGGGCCGGCGCGTGGTGGTGTCCACGGCGACGAAGACGCTCCAGGAGCAGATCTTCTTCAAGGACCTGCCCCTGCTGCGCGAGCGGATGGGTCTCTCCTTCGAGGCGGCGTACCTCAAGGGGCGCAACAACTACCTGTGCCTGCACCGCTACGAGGCCTTCCAGAAGGATCCCCAGTTCGCCACGCGCGAGGAGGGACACGCCTGGCCGCACCTGCGGGCCTGGGCGGGCAGCACGGAGACGGGAGACCGGAGCGAGCTGGCGCTGCCCGAGTCATTCAGTGCGTGGGGCCGGCTGTCGACGACATCGGACACGTGCCTGGGCTCGAAGTGCCCGGTGTACGAGAACTGCTTCGTGACGCGCACGCGGCGCGCGGCGGAGCAGGCGGACCTGCTGGTGGTCAACCACCACCTCTTCTTCGCGGACCTGGCGCTGCGGGGCAGGGGGAAGGGGAGCGAGGGCGTCCTGCCGCCCTATGACGCGGTCATCTTCGACGAGGCGCACTCGCTGGAGGACGCGGCGGGCAGCTACTTCGGGCACTCGGTGTCGAGCTTCCGGTTGGAGGAGCTGGTGCGCGACGCGCTGGGGGCGATGGCGCCCACGGACACGCGCTTCGGGATGCTGTCCTCGCTGGTGGTGCGGCTGCGCACGTATTCCGAGGCGCTCTTCTCGCAGGCGCCCCGGGTGCTGGGGCTCACCGAGCAGGAGGGCGCGGTGGCGCTCAAGCCCGAGCGTCTGGAGCGGCTGTCGGGCTCCATCGAGCAGGTGAAGGTGGCGCTCTCGGCGCTGTCGGCCTTCACGACGAGTGAGCGCGAGCCGGAGCTGACGCTGCTCACGCGGCGGTGCGCGGAGCTGGTGGCGGACCTGTCCTTCCTGGAGAAGGTGGAGTCGAACGACCACGTGTACTGGGCCGAGATGCGGGGGCGGGGCGTGTTCCTGCGCGCGAGCCCCATCGAGGTGTCGCGCGAGTTGCAGGAGCGGCTGTATGGGAGCGTGGACACGGTGGTGTTCACCTCGGCGACGCTGGCGGCGGAGGGCCGCTTCGACTTCTACGCGCGGCGCATGGGCCTGTTCGACGCGGACGGCGTGCCGGTGACGAGCGTGCGGACAGTGGCGGTGCCGAGCCCCTTTGATTTCGAGCGGCAGTCGGCGCTCTACCTGCCCACGCACCTGCCGGACCCCGCGGCTCCGGGCTTCATCGAGGCCGCGGCGGAGGAGATCGTCCGCTTGTGCGACGTGACGGGCGGAAGGGCCTTCGTGCTCTTCACCTCGCTGCGCAACATGGAGCGGGCCCACGCGCTCGCGAGGCACCGCCTGCCGTATCAGGTGCTCCTGCAGGGCGAGCGGCCCAAGCAGCAGCTCTTGGAGGCGTTCCGCGAGCAGCCCAGCGTGCTCTTCGCGGCGCACAGCTTCTGGGAGGGCGTGGACGTGCCGGGCGACGCGCTGAGCCTGGTCATCATCGACCGCCTGCCCTTCGCCTCTCCGGGAGACCCCTTGGTGGCGGCGCGCATCCGTCAGTTGGAGGCCCGGGGCGAGGAGCCCTTTGGGGGCTACCAGTTGCCGCAGGCGGCGCTGGCGCTCCGGCAGGGCTTCGGGCGGCTCATCCGCACGCGGGCGGACCGGGGCATCGTGGCGATGCTGGATCGGCGGATCGTGACGAAGAGCTACGGCCGCGCGTTCCTCGCGAGCCTGCCGCCCGCCTGGCGCACGCACCAGCCCGAGGCGCTGGAGGCGTGGTTCCTCGGCGAGCCCGTCTACGACATGGAGCCCTGA